From the genome of Neorhodopirellula lusitana:
GATGCAAAAACGTTGTGCCATCGGTGTGTGTTAGCAGGGCCTTGCAGCGTCCCATTCGAGACGAACGCCCGCCAGCCAAGACGACTCCAAGAAGTGGACATGAGGACCGGTTCGCCATACTGATCGTTTCCACCAAGAAAAATGCTTTGCGAATGCTCAAAACGCAGGTCGATTTATAGTGCGGTTTCTTAACCTCGTTCAGTCCGACTTTAGTGCTCCAGTCTATTGCAAAGAAGGGGGGAGTGAATTGAGCGGTTGGGCGTAAGGGAACTCCTAGAACTAGAGCGAAACAGACGTCCTAATCTGCGGAGTTCGATCCTTAAGTTTTGCGGTCATCAGCCAGGGGGGCCAAGTCCGATTGGTTTTGTAGAACGTCAAAACTCCATATGAGAAAGATGCGTCGTTCGATCGCGAAGTGGCGAACCATTTCGGGTTGGCAAGCAATTCGAAATAGGATAATTGTTTGTGCATCTTTCGGGGCCAAGTGTGATTGTGACCACCTGTCACTTCATTCAACGCTCCGGTGAGTTATTGATGCGGGCACGATGATTCAGGGGCAAACGAGATTTACTTGATCTTTGCGCTACACTGTGATTCCTGCCAATGGATTCTTCTAACGACTCCCGCTCTTTCAGCAATGATTCAGAGAATCAACGGGGCTCTTCTAGTACAAGCAACAGTTTGGGGCTCCCTCGCGAAGCCCGACCAGTCGAAGAGGCTCAACAAACAGTTGGGGCTTCGGCTAGGATTCCGTTGGTGGTCGTTCACCCGAATAGCGTCGTGCAGATCGGGCTTCAGCATGCATGGTTGAAGTCGTCATTTGTGCGGGTTTGCGCCGTGGGCGCGACCTGGAATGAAGTCGCTCAAAATCCCGCTGCAACTGTTGCCGGGGTTGGGATACTGGGTTTGCCTGCTAGTTTCGACGCTCAGTTAGAAGAGCATCGACGCGAACTGGACTCGCTTATTCACCAAGCTTCCCAACTGAAGTGGATTGTTCTAGCGAACCATCCATCTAACGCCTGTAAGCAATGGGCCTTGCAAGCGGGCGTTCAGGGTTACGTTGATGGCGATTACTCCGCCGATCGTTTGGAGTCGATGGTGGTTTGGGTGCATGCAGGACGGCGGATGGGATTTGATCAGCCTGATCATGGAGTCCCACAGCCCAAGCGTGGAGTCTTTCTGGATGCCGATACAAGGATCGCAGCGGCGGACAAGCCAAGTCGAGTGGGCCACGAGCAGGCGCCCGTGGTTGCTGGACAGCGATCCAGTTCACCGTCGGTGCGAGAAACATTCCGAGTTGAAGGAATGCATCGAGCCAGTGCTCCCAAGCCAAACGGCGTGAATCGGTTGGAAACACTATCGCCAAGAGAACGCGAAGTACTTGAAGGTTTGGCCGCAGGTAAAACGAATCAGCAAATCGCGAGTAGCTTGTACTTAAGTGTGAAGACGGTTGAAACCTATCGAAGTCGACTCCGCCAGAAACTAAAGCTCAAAGATCGCGCCGAAATGGTTGCGATTGTAAGGCAAGATGCCTGACAAGATGCTCACGTTGATCTTAAGGGAACGGTTTGCCTGACAAGGTTTGAATTGAGTGTTCAATATGTGCGTCTTCAAGAGGGGGCCTGACGCGTCAAGTGAGCGTCGTTGTCAGGGATACTTTGACTTCTTCTGGAAATGGTTTAGCGGCACTGAATGCAACTTAAGTTTGAGTGTCAACAGAAATGGTTGACGGCGGCTGATGTCTCAGTCGTCAATCTAACTTGAGTCAGCACCTTGCTATTACGTCTAAACCTAGAAGAGTCAGTCCTATGAAGAACTTTAACTGCCGTATCGTTGTCCTTGCTTTTGTTGCCTGTAGCTTGGTTGCCACTCAAGGTAAATCTCAAACAACGGATAACCAAAAGTTTACGGTTACCGTTCCTGGCAATATCTCCATTGTGGCCCCGGTTGATGCCGCTCTAACCCACGACGAAAGCGATTCCAATCAAGCCTTTCCTAATCAAACCTGGTCAGTAGTTGGCAACAATATTTCTGGTGTTTCGGTAGCGTTTACGACCGCGACCCCCTTCGTTCACTCAACTGATCCCAGTTACAAACGAGACGTTAAGTTGGGGTTGGCCGTGGGTACCACCAGTGGTCCTGGTACATGGACGGTGACCCAGGCTCTCGATACGACTGACCACGCCAATAGCGACAACGAAGCGTCTGTAACGGCGTCAAGTAATGGTACCGCGAGTGCCTCTTTCAACTTGGCCGTCAATTTCATTACAGGTACTTACGGTAGCTTTCCATCAGGGAACTACGAAACAACAGTCGTCGGTACCGTTACCGCCAACTAGTTCTTGGGTCGCCAGTGATCGCTGGCGTCTGAATCTCGGCCGAGGCTTCAGCCATCCCAGCAAGTGCCCCATTCCCAAAGAATGTTTGGTGGGGCTGAAGCCTCGACGAGATCTTAGAACGAAACCTGAAAGGTTTTGTCGCACAGATGCTGCTCCGGGATTTGTGCTTTTGGTGATCTGAGTTCGGGGATCGGAGTGTCACGGTCCGAACGCAGCGATTCAGGCTCGGCCGGTCAGCCCAGTCTTTTGCCGGGTGCCAGGCAGTTGTTGGCTCTTCAGGGAGCTTTTGTTGCTGCGGGATACGGGTGTCGGTCGCATGCGAATTTTGCGTGTCAGGTTTATCCGCATAGGCACGCTTCGGGTTTCCACGGTATTGAGATGTTCGCCTCGAACGTTTTTCCCGCTGTGCTTGAGTTTGATTGCCCGTTCCATTGTCTGCTCGTTCCCTCATTTCAGTCACGTTGCTATTGGCTTCGTTCCTGTGCAACGCATGCGTTTATCGCCCGCTGCCGGGTCGGACGTCGATTGACGAATTGATCCAGGAAGCGATTGACCATTCCGATACCTACACGATCGTGGATGAATCGACACCCAACGTGATCGAAGGCGGATACGTTGGCGAAGACGGAATTCTCTATTCGCAAGACGTAGCGGGTCTCTTGCCAAATGAACTCCATCCTGCTGATTCGTTTTCGACTGCGTCCGAGATTGCTAGTCGCGATGTGATCGACAGCAGTTTGCTGATTCGCGAAGAGTTCATTGAAACGGATGTGCGTGAAGTGCTTACCGTGTTGACATCGGAGGCCAACCTTGACTTGGTGTTGGATGACAACGTGGGCGGAATCGTCAACACGAACTGCAATGATCTGACATTCGAACAAGCGATTGAAAAGGTCTTGATGCCATTGGGGTTGGCGTATTCGATTTCTGATGGCCAAGTGGTTGTCGCTCCACCAGATCCCTTGTCGCCTCTCTTTTCACGAGTCTCTGTGAAACGCAACTTTCGTCCATTGCATATGGATATTCGTTCGTTGCTCGATTCGGTCCCTGCGGCTTGGCTTCAATATGTGACGCCCATTGACTCAGCAAAATTGTTGCTTGTTCAAGCACCTCCACGCATCGTCGATGAAATCTTTCAGCGATTTGAGGCCGTTGATCAGCCGGTCCCGCAAGTCGTTTTGGAAGCGATTATCTGTGTCATATCGCCGGACTCAGGGTTCCAGTTTGGACTGGATTGGGAACACGCTGTTGAACTGGACAGCGCAAAGGCTTTGGCGATTGGTGCATCGGGGTTAGCGCTCAATGGACAAGTTAGCAACGCGGGATTGAGTGAGGTTTTTGGCAGTTTCAGTAGTACATCGACATTCATTAAGCTGCTTAAAGAACACGGCTATCTGACGATTCGAGCGTCACCGCATGTGATGGCGAAAGATGGTGAGCAAGCGAACATTGCGATCAACCGTGAAACCTTTTTTTCCGTTCAACCCGCCAGTAGCCAAGGATCCAACGCTGTTTTCTTTCAACAGGATATTCAAAAAGTAGATGCTGGGATCACGTTGGATATCACGCCTCATATCCGTGGAGATGTGGTCACGATTGATATTGAGAAAGCGGAAGTGAGTGAGGATGTTCGGACGGCGAATAGTGAGCTATCGGTTAACCCCTTTCCCGTTATCAACCGTCGAAGTGTTTCGACAACAGTAAGTGTCAAAGATAGAAAAACCATTGTGATAGGTGGGCTAGTTCAAAGAGAAACAATTGATCAAGTAAATCAGATACCTGGTCTGAGTCGCTTGCCATTGGTGGGCTATCTTTTTCAGACGACCGAACGGCAAACGCGTGACGCTGAGGTGGTGATTTTTATCTCGCCAAGAATTGTTCACGCGGGTGAGACTGCCGTTTGTCAAGCGACTTTTGACGGCGAGATCATTCGCTAGTGGTCGCAAGTAATCGCTCTCTCTTTGCCCCCATCTAATATGCGTATTTCAAACTTGCGTGCTCGCTTTTGTCTATTGGCAATCGCGTTGCCCCTCACACTCTTTTTCGGTCAGCTCGATGCTGCCGGTACTGACCTCTCTTCCGCTGCAGAACGCGCTGGCGAAAGACGTGTCTCACTGACGCGAAGCGTTGAACCTTCGTTCCGAGTGGAGCCCGTCGTTGAACGGCTTAAAGGTCGCAGGGGCGAGACGCTTCCTTTCTCTTTTGAATTGACTTCGACGGGGAAGTCGATGAGTTTGGACGTTCGGCCGGTGAATCTGCGTCAGGAGGAGTCCGGCATCATCCTACATGATGACACCGCGGATGCGATGGAAGGCGTCCACTTCACAAGTCCAACCGAATTTCAGTTGGCACCGGGCGAAACGTTCCGTATCGAGGGAAGTGTGACGGTACCGTTAACGAAGACAAACTACATCTCTTTTGGACTGTTGGTTAAGGACAGCGGACGACTTAGTGAAACGCCCAAAGGGCAACCCGATGATGGGTCCACTCATGCGGCGATTCGGTTCGTAACCCAGTATGTGTTGCGGGTGGACATTGAGACTGGTGCGCAAGACGCCGGAAATATGGATGACCTGTATTTTGAGAATGCAACCTTGATTCAAAAGAAGGGGCTGCCGTTCGTTCAAGCCTACTTGGTCAACCCAACCAGCTACGCTCTGGAATCTCAGGTGCGAGCTTCAATTCAAAGCGATCATGGTGACTCCTTGGAGCCTTTGTCCCTGGGGATGCAGTCACGCAACGAGCTTCCGGGCAACGCCAAATACCTGGTTCGAATCATGCCGAAAAGTCGCTTGCGTTTAGAGGGCCCCGTTAGCGAACTGTTGGAATCAGGTGATGTTGCGCTGAATCTCAAACTCAGCAATGGCCGTCGGACGATGGTGAATCAGTCTTTCCCGGTTGAAATCGACAGCTCTGATTTTCGAGCGATGCATGCTCGGGTGAAGCGAGTTGGCAATGGAGTCACGATTCACCCTACCCAGGTGGAATTAGGACGGGTTGCTGGTACTCACCGAGTGACGACGTTGCAGGTCACTAACTCAGGGGATAAAGATTGCAAAGTCGAGTTGGTCCCCCGTGATCATGCTGGGAACCCAACGAAGTCGGTCATGCTATCTAGTAAAAAGTTCACCGTTCGATCTGGCCGAACTCAAACGGTTCGTGCCATGCTTCGTGGGCGTAGCGAGGACTCGTACGAGTGGGGAGTGATCGATATTCGATGTGACCAATCCACCACGTCACTTGATATGGCGTTGGTGCATGAGGTTCGGCCGGAGGTCCAATTGGTTGCCGGTGAAATGCAATGGGCTAATCTTCCTAGCGGAAATGCATTTGTCATGAATGTCGATAACCAGGGCGATGGTTACGCACCCCTTTGGGGAGAAATGAAAATGGCCGCCACCAGTGGTCACCCGGTGGAGCTCGCCGATGGTTTTGGGCGATGGCTTGCCCCAGGGAAGTCACGCGAACTTCAGTTCTTCGTGCCGAAAGGTACTCAGCCTGGAACCTATCAGATTTCCACCAAAATCACTTCATTGGATGGTTTCGTGGTCGCGGAGCGGACCTTGGTTTTGGACCTAAGCCAAGAAATGCTAACCCCATAGTTCCGTTGCATTCGCGGCCTGGTTTCTCAGCAGTCTGGCCTCTCGGTGGACTGCGTGATGGCAGCCAATCCCAGTTAAGTTCTGGGTTTGGTGCCATTGGCAAGAAGCGTGTTGACGCTATTGCAAGGCCAGGCCAAATCGAGGCCTGGTTGAGGATCTTCATCGTGACAGGTGGCTGGTGTTCAAGACCCCGTCATGATTTCAGCCGGTCAACCGGTTTCGGCTAACGATGCCGCTGTCGATTCGCACAGCTCGTTGTAATGATGCTGCGTTCGTTCCACGGTGAACCGAATTTGTTCCTCGGAATGCTCGCTGGTGATGAAGAACCGCAAGCGTGCAGCTGACTCGTCCACCGCTGGATACAAGATTGGCTGAACGTTGATCGCGTCTTTCTTCAAACGGTTGCTCAATCGCAATGCCACCAACGAGTTCCCGGTGATTACCGGTACCACGGGGGTGCCACCACTGTCGCCGGTATCGAGTCCTGCTTCTTGGCAGAGTTTTAAGAACAGTTGGCTGTTTTCGTGCAGTCGAGTCACTCGCTCGGGTTCTCTTGCCAATACGTTCAATGACGCCATGGCAGCGGCGACTTGAGCGGGTGGCATGCCGACACTGAATACAAAACCGGGAGCGGTGTAGCGAAGCAGTTCGATCAACGCTTGGCTACCCGCGATGAAACCACCGCAAGAGGAAGCCGACTTGCTTAACGTGCCCATCCAGATATCGACGTCACGTGCGTTGAAACCTTGGAACTCTGACATGCCGCGACCGGTCTCGCCCATTGTGCCAAACGAGTGAGCCTCATCGACCATCAACAGACAGCGGTGGCGTTTCTTGACTTCGATGAACTTGGGGACGTCGGCGAAATCGCCATCCATGCTGTAGACACCCTCGATGATCACCAGCGTGCGACGGTACTGGGACCGCAGGGCCGTCAGCATGCGATCTAACGCCTCGTAATCATTGTGGGGGAATGGACGTCGCTTGGCTCCCGAAAGTAACGCGCCTTGAACGATACTGTTGTGCGAAAGGGCATCGTGCAGGATCAAATCTTCGGGACCGACCAAGTGACCGATTGTGGTTTCGTTGGTCGCGTGACCGCCCACCATCAAGATCGATGCATCGACACCGACCCAGTCAGCGATCTTGCTTTCCAGTTCGCCGTGAATCGGCTTTTCACCACTGACAAGCCGACTCGCCGAGACGCTGGTGCCGTACTTCTGGATTGCGTCAGATGCGGCTGCAGACACTTCAGGGTGCCCCGACAGGCCGACATAGTTGTAGCTGGCAAAGCTGATGTACTCTTTGCCGTCGATCACCGTGGTGTCACCCACGATTCCATCATGCACGGTGAAGAATGGGTTCGGGCAACCGGTTAGCTGCATCTGCCGCATTGTTGTTTTCAAACGACGGTACTCGGTGAACTGAGTCACGTCGTCTTCGGCTGCGACGGTGTTGGTGCGAATCGGACGAGACACGCTACCGTTGGCGTCGGTGATCGCCGCCTGCAGGCCGGTGGTGTCAACTTGGTCGTCACTGGTTCCGAGTTGGCTACTTGGATCTCGCAAGAAGGCTTCGGCGTGGCTGCGGGTTCCTGCGGGCAGGTAGCGTTCGACGGCGGCAGCGGTCTGGCCAATGGTCTCGATTTCGTCGAGTACCTGTTCGGGAAAGCGGCCACCAAAGGTGCGTTCCAAGTTCCGAGCGATCTCTAAACGTTCCAGGCTGTCCAAGCCAAGGTCCAGCACGATGTTGGTGTCGGTGGAAATCTGGCCGGCACGTTCGCCCGCGATTCGTCGCACGTGCGATTCAACCGCGTCGATCACAATCGGGTCCGCTTCGACGTTCAACCCCGCAGTTCCGGCGGCGGCTTTCATCATCGTTTCGCCTGCGCCGCCAAACGTCACCGACGATTCTTCGCCGCGTACCCATTGGGCGACTGTCTTCAATTCGTTGTCGCGGACGGCATGCAGGCATGCGTGTCGTTGGATCTTGCCGCTGCTGGTTTTGGGAACGCTGCTATTGCGGACCAGATAAATCGCGTCGGGCGGTAGGTCGTGTTCCGCGGTCACCGCTCGGCGGATTGCTTGAAGGTGATCGTCCCAGTCCATGTCGCGGCGTCGGATCGTTTCGGCCACGATCACTAACTGTTCGCGATCACTATCGGTCATGGCGAAGGCAGCCACGCTACCGGCCTGAACCAAGTCGCTCGCGTTTTCGACAGTCTCTTCGATGTCTTGTGGGTAACGATTGACGCCCCGCACGATGATCATGTCCTTCAAACGGCCGGACACGTACAGTTGGCCTTCGTGCAAGAATCCAAGGTCACCGGACCGCAAGAATGGGCCTTGGCCGTCGTCCGTCATTGCCGAAAAGGTCTTGGCTGTTTCTTCGCGTCGTTGCCAATAACCGCGTCCGACCGAAGGGCTCTGCACCCAGATTTCACCAATGGAACCGGCGGGCAGGAGTTTGCATGTGTCTGGATCAACAATCTCAATCCGTTCGCCCGGCAGGACACGACCACAGCCGGTCAACTCGCGCGCCGATGACGCGTCGGCGGCACTTTTGGCATCCAGGGGCACTACTTTCTTCTTGTCCAGTTCCGATCCGTCGAACTGTTTCAAGACCGGCCTTGTTTCCTTGGGGCCGCCCGTGATGATCAGAGTGGTCTCGGCCATCCCATAACAAGGCAAGTGGGACGAGGGGCGGAAACCAACCTTGGCGAATCGTTCTGTGAATTGACGTAAAGTCGATGAACGGATGGGCTCGGCGCCGTTGAATGCGACGCTCCACGTCGACAAGTCCAAGCCTTCTAATTCACTGTCGGAAATTTTGTCAACGCAAAGCTGGTATGCGAAGTTCGGGCCGCCACTGATCGTCACTTTGTGTTTGGAGATCACTTGCAACCAACGTGCCGGTCGCTGCAGGAACGCCATCGGGCTCATCAGTACATTGGGGCTGCCCATGTACATCGGCATCACCACGCCACCGATCAGTCCCATGTCGTGATAGGTCGGCAGCCACGACGCGCCGACGATTGCTTCCTCCGGTTGGAAGGCATGCAAGATCAGCTGGCTGTTCGCGATCAGGTTTTCGTGCGTCAGCATGACGCCTTTGGGCGAACCGGTGGACCCCGATGTGTACTGCAACACACCCAGCGAGTCACTGCGCAGACGTGGGCAACGCCAGTACGAGCTATCACGGTTCTGAAGCGAATCCGTTCCAAGTAGTTGCACGCCGACCAGATCTTCATGCAGTTCCGGTCCAGAGAGTTGTTCGATCACGGACTGAGTCGACAACGCCCAGCGCGCATCCGCGTCCAGCACGATCGAACGGATCCGTGAAGCTTTGCGATTGCGGCGTGGCGGGAACGCGGGGACAGCGATAGCGCCGGCAGCAAAAACGGCGAACAGTGAAACAACGAAGTCCAACCCTGGTGGATAAAGCAACAGCACGCGATCACCCGGCCGGATCCCGCAACGTCCTTGCAGGTAACCCGCCAGACCACGGACCTCTTCCCAGAGTTCCGCATAGGTCAGTGATTTCTCGACCTCTTCCCCATCCGTGAATGAGAACGCATTGGCGTCCGGGCGTACCTGTTCCCAGTGTCGTAAGATCGACACGAAATGGTCACGCGGAGGCATGTCGCCGGAAAAGTAGTTTTGCAAATCCACCAGATATCAGCCTGTCACAGGAATGAACGTCGCCTTCATAGTCTATCTTGCCCAACCAGATTCTTCATCAGGAGAGGGCGAAAAGGCTGCCCCGCCCGCTTCTTCCCCCATTATCTGCTGGTTATGAACCACCAGAATGGTAGGGGCGAGAGTAGGTCGGAGGGGATGGTCCCCCGTCGATACCCCATCGTCGTTCAATACAAAGTAGGGGTGAGAGACCAGCTGGGCTAGAAACAAACGTTCTTGCTCGCTCGCCTGTCGCCCGTTTCAGGCAATTTTCGCCAGCCGGTTATCGCCAAATCCGAAGTGGTGGCAATCCGGCGATATTTGCCGTCCCACTAGTCATGGGAGCCACCGTGGCGGTTCCCGAGGATGGCATCAGTTCGGTTGCTCGTAGGCCGGTTTGCAGCGTGGAGCGGTGGTTTTGACGTGCAATCATCCCGTTGGTGTTGCCGGCAAATGAGCCGTTTTGCAGCGGTTGGACCGAGGTCGATTGGCCCAGTGGCCGCAATCGCGAGGCAATTTCAGGCGACACATTCGACGCCGCCACTTGGCTGGCTTGGGCCGCCACTCGTCCAATGGGTTCAAAGTCGACCTTCTGTTCCCGAGCGATCCGCATGAGCTGTTGAGGAACGCTCACGGTTTGCGTTTCGGGTTCCCACTGCACTTCGGTCTTGGTTTCCGCGACCACTTCGTCATTGGCTTGCCAATGAGTTTGGGGAACGTGGTGGTAGGCAACTCGAGGTTGGACGAATGGATTCCAACGGCCTTCCACCTTGGGCACCCACCGGTGCTGGGTCACGGGCGTGTAGGTTCGCCGCGTCGTGGGGCGAGTTTCCGTGACCGTCTTAGGCTTGTAGACGGTTTGTTGACGCTGGGTCATCTTGGTTTCCACCACGGGACGTTCTATTGTCCGCGTGACTTTCCGGTAGACGATTCCCGTCGCCGGATCGGTGTAGAATCCAGAAGAATCCTGTGCTGCTACTGAACCGGCCAGCGTAAACGAGCCAATCCAAAGCAAACTTGCTTTGACAATCAAATGCCGCATGACAATCCTTTGTCGTGCCAAATGGACCCATCGCGGCGCTGCCCAAAACGCTAGAGCAAACGATCCGCCAGAGCAGAAATACCGCCGCTTGGCGAAAGTCCTTGCGATGAAGACAATGCTTTGGTGTTTCGGCGTCTGAGTCGAGTTGCGATGAAATCAAACCGCCTTCGGAGACCAAACACGTGACCATCACCCCGGATATCTTACCTATCCTGCGCTGTCCTGCGGGTGGTGAGGGTCTCACCCTTGCCACTGACGAAATCCTTCAACGCGTCAATCAAAGCATTGAACAAGGTCTTGCTCGCGACCAAGTCGACGCCCGAGTGGACCAGCCCATTGAGGCGGGCTTAGTGAATCGGCAAGGCGACCGGCTGTACCCCATTCGTGACGGGATCGCGACGCTGATCATCGAGGATGCCATTCGGCTCGATCCCTAGCCCGGGTGCTCGACCAGCAACCCGACTTGGCCCACTGAGTTGCTGGTCCTGCTCATTTTAGGTTCTGCTCGACGCGCTAGGCCTGCTTTGCAAACTGGGCCAGCTCAACGCACTGGTCCTGTTCAGCAAGCTGGCCCGCTATTGCTAGGCCCTCCAAGCGGCGTGCTGGCCGCTCTTGGAGAAGTGCCTGTCTTTCTCGTTAGGACGACAGGCGGCAATGCTTCAGGATCTCTTCGCCGTTGGAGCGATAGCCGACATAGAACGGGCCGAATTGGCCGTACTTGGCACTCGCTTCGTCGAATCGCATCTTGTAAACGATTTCCTTCAGGTATTGCGGATTTCGGCCCCAGAGGGTCACCATCCATTCCCAGTCGTCCAGGCCAACGCCGACGGAGATCAGTTGGCTAACCTTCCCGGCGAACGCCATCCCGCTTTGAGCGTGCTCGGCCATCATCTGGTTGCGGTCACTGAAGGGTTCGGTGAACCAGTTCGCACCTGGGACTCGGCTCTTGTTCATTGGGTAGAAGCAAGCCGTGGGCCAATCGGGGAACTCCGGTTCCAGACGGTTGCGGTTCATCATGGGTAAACGTCGCTCGTAGGCACTGACCTTGGCGGCCAATTCGGGCGATTCCGCTTCGTTGCCTTCTTTGATCAAACGCTGGCGATACTGTTCCACCGATGGGACGTACTCGCTGACTTCGCTCATCGAGATGAACGACCAGGCCGGTTCGACATACCGGCCAATTCCAGGAGCCAGCAAGGCTTGGTGAATTCCTTCGACTTTGGCGGGGTCGGGATCCATCACCATGATGGCGAAATCCGCCTCATGGCCACTGATCCAGTACGCCGCCAAACGTTTCGGCATCGCGTCATCGCCGGGGGCCAATGCATCGCAAAATTGCTGGCACAGTTCGGCGCTCAGAGGCCCGTCGATCAGTTCACGACGGAAGCGATAGAAATAGTGACCGACATGCCATCCGTGGTCCGGAATCGCCGAGGGTTCGGGCAGTTTCGCGTGTGGGCGCACACCCGGTGGTGGTCCACCCGCTGGTGGACGTTGTGGTTGGGATTCAGCGGCGGGAGTGTCCATAGTGGCTTGGGTTGCTGTGAGGCTGGAGGGTGCGAAAACAACTGCGCACGCAATGACGCAGCCCTAGTTTCCACACGATCAGGCATCAACGCAACGGCTGACCAGAATCTGAAACGCTTGAGCAACCGAAACACTAGAATCCCGGCCTGAATCATGCCTAATGAGCTTGATGACGTGAGTCCGCTATCGCAGCGACCACTGCAAGTAGCGATCTCGGTACCCGTGCTGGCGAGTCCAGTGACGCTTGCCCTCGGCTCCGAAATAGCCGTACGAATACGGGGCTTTCCATCGCGGTGCGACGGTGGCTTCGGGGATTGGCGGGTTCACCTTTGGGCGGTTCTTGATCCAGTGGGTCCCCATGCCCAAGCGGCCTGGGCCGGCACTGCTGGGGTCATTCTCAACGCCAGGCATT
Proteins encoded in this window:
- a CDS encoding response regulator transcription factor — protein: MVVHPNSVVQIGLQHAWLKSSFVRVCAVGATWNEVAQNPAATVAGVGILGLPASFDAQLEEHRRELDSLIHQASQLKWIVLANHPSNACKQWALQAGVQGYVDGDYSADRLESMVVWVHAGRRMGFDQPDHGVPQPKRGVFLDADTRIAAADKPSRVGHEQAPVVAGQRSSSPSVRETFRVEGMHRASAPKPNGVNRLETLSPREREVLEGLAAGKTNQQIASSLYLSVKTVETYRSRLRQKLKLKDRAEMVAIVRQDA
- a CDS encoding type II secretion system protein GspD, coding for MSARSLISVTLLLASFLCNACVYRPLPGRTSIDELIQEAIDHSDTYTIVDESTPNVIEGGYVGEDGILYSQDVAGLLPNELHPADSFSTASEIASRDVIDSSLLIREEFIETDVREVLTVLTSEANLDLVLDDNVGGIVNTNCNDLTFEQAIEKVLMPLGLAYSISDGQVVVAPPDPLSPLFSRVSVKRNFRPLHMDIRSLLDSVPAAWLQYVTPIDSAKLLLVQAPPRIVDEIFQRFEAVDQPVPQVVLEAIICVISPDSGFQFGLDWEHAVELDSAKALAIGASGLALNGQVSNAGLSEVFGSFSSTSTFIKLLKEHGYLTIRASPHVMAKDGEQANIAINRETFFSVQPASSQGSNAVFFQQDIQKVDAGITLDITPHIRGDVVTIDIEKAEVSEDVRTANSELSVNPFPVINRRSVSTTVSVKDRKTIVIGGLVQRETIDQVNQIPGLSRLPLVGYLFQTTERQTRDAEVVIFISPRIVHAGETAVCQATFDGEIIR
- a CDS encoding aminotransferase class I/II-fold pyridoxal phosphate-dependent enzyme is translated as MPPRDHFVSILRHWEQVRPDANAFSFTDGEEVEKSLTYAELWEEVRGLAGYLQGRCGIRPGDRVLLLYPPGLDFVVSLFAVFAAGAIAVPAFPPRRNRKASRIRSIVLDADARWALSTQSVIEQLSGPELHEDLVGVQLLGTDSLQNRDSSYWRCPRLRSDSLGVLQYTSGSTGSPKGVMLTHENLIANSQLILHAFQPEEAIVGASWLPTYHDMGLIGGVVMPMYMGSPNVLMSPMAFLQRPARWLQVISKHKVTISGGPNFAYQLCVDKISDSELEGLDLSTWSVAFNGAEPIRSSTLRQFTERFAKVGFRPSSHLPCYGMAETTLIITGGPKETRPVLKQFDGSELDKKKVVPLDAKSAADASSARELTGCGRVLPGERIEIVDPDTCKLLPAGSIGEIWVQSPSVGRGYWQRREETAKTFSAMTDDGQGPFLRSGDLGFLHEGQLYVSGRLKDMIIVRGVNRYPQDIEETVENASDLVQAGSVAAFAMTDSDREQLVIVAETIRRRDMDWDDHLQAIRRAVTAEHDLPPDAIYLVRNSSVPKTSSGKIQRHACLHAVRDNELKTVAQWVRGEESSVTFGGAGETMMKAAAGTAGLNVEADPIVIDAVESHVRRIAGERAGQISTDTNIVLDLGLDSLERLEIARNLERTFGGRFPEQVLDEIETIGQTAAAVERYLPAGTRSHAEAFLRDPSSQLGTSDDQVDTTGLQAAITDANGSVSRPIRTNTVAAEDDVTQFTEYRRLKTTMRQMQLTGCPNPFFTVHDGIVGDTTVIDGKEYISFASYNYVGLSGHPEVSAAASDAIQKYGTSVSASRLVSGEKPIHGELESKIADWVGVDASILMVGGHATNETTIGHLVGPEDLILHDALSHNSIVQGALLSGAKRRPFPHNDYEALDRMLTALRSQYRRTLVIIEGVYSMDGDFADVPKFIEVKKRHRCLLMVDEAHSFGTMGETGRGMSEFQGFNARDVDIWMGTLSKSASSCGGFIAGSQALIELLRYTAPGFVFSVGMPPAQVAAAMASLNVLAREPERVTRLHENSQLFLKLCQEAGLDTGDSGGTPVVPVITGNSLVALRLSNRLKKDAINVQPILYPAVDESAARLRFFITSEHSEEQIRFTVERTQHHYNELCESTAASLAETG
- a CDS encoding Trm112 family protein: MTITPDILPILRCPAGGEGLTLATDEILQRVNQSIEQGLARDQVDARVDQPIEAGLVNRQGDRLYPIRDGIATLIIEDAIRLDP
- the hemQ gene encoding hydrogen peroxide-dependent heme synthase, which codes for MPEPSAIPDHGWHVGHYFYRFRRELIDGPLSAELCQQFCDALAPGDDAMPKRLAAYWISGHEADFAIMVMDPDPAKVEGIHQALLAPGIGRYVEPAWSFISMSEVSEYVPSVEQYRQRLIKEGNEAESPELAAKVSAYERRLPMMNRNRLEPEFPDWPTACFYPMNKSRVPGANWFTEPFSDRNQMMAEHAQSGMAFAGKVSQLISVGVGLDDWEWMVTLWGRNPQYLKEIVYKMRFDEASAKYGQFGPFYVGYRSNGEEILKHCRLSS